The Streptomyces kanamyceticus genome window below encodes:
- a CDS encoding DNA glycosylase AlkZ-like family protein — protein sequence MDPHPRAWWAHRQGLDGTLLGAAPADVLARTGWARSVGGSGPYLGLRARCGASREEIDAAVARLEIHELPAARGCAYVLPAADYALGLTVGAHAPLAEARQAAKHLGVTEAEVEGLCVAVHDALGDVPLDPAKIKAATGDAVRSLGADGKKRGLSTTLPLALGLLQARGLIRRVPVGGRLDQQRYGYVRWDLDVGARTVEEARAELAARYFDWAAPATLAHFRWFSGFTAAAARAAVAGLGLVDVGEGLLMPPYLVDDFRAYAPPTTPSYALLAGLDGIHLLHRDLARILEPADAEREFGGRRLGGLADAPAHVIVDRGRLVGLWEYDVAAREVVWRVFDGDGDRGTAAAALRAAVAATETFVRDELGDARAFSLDSPKSREPRVAELRG from the coding sequence ATGGACCCTCACCCGCGCGCCTGGTGGGCGCACCGCCAGGGACTGGACGGCACCCTGCTCGGGGCCGCGCCCGCCGACGTGCTCGCCCGCACCGGCTGGGCCCGCTCCGTCGGCGGTTCAGGACCCTACCTGGGGCTGCGCGCCCGCTGCGGCGCCTCGCGCGAGGAGATCGACGCGGCCGTCGCCCGCCTGGAGATCCACGAGCTGCCCGCAGCCCGCGGCTGCGCCTACGTCCTGCCCGCCGCCGACTACGCCCTCGGCCTCACCGTGGGCGCCCACGCCCCGCTGGCCGAGGCCCGGCAGGCCGCGAAGCACCTGGGGGTGACGGAGGCCGAGGTGGAGGGCCTGTGCGTCGCGGTGCACGACGCGCTCGGCGACGTCCCGCTGGATCCCGCGAAGATCAAGGCCGCCACGGGCGACGCGGTCCGGAGCCTCGGTGCCGACGGCAAGAAGCGGGGCCTGAGCACCACGCTGCCGCTCGCGCTCGGGCTGCTCCAGGCCCGCGGCCTGATCCGCCGCGTGCCGGTGGGCGGCCGCCTCGACCAGCAGCGGTACGGGTACGTCCGCTGGGACCTGGACGTCGGCGCCCGCACGGTGGAGGAGGCCCGCGCGGAGCTCGCCGCGCGCTACTTCGACTGGGCGGCCCCGGCCACGCTCGCGCACTTCCGCTGGTTCTCCGGGTTCACCGCGGCGGCGGCCAGGGCGGCGGTCGCCGGGCTCGGGCTCGTCGACGTGGGGGAGGGGCTGCTGATGCCGCCGTATCTCGTCGACGACTTCCGGGCGTACGCGCCGCCCACCACCCCTTCGTACGCACTGCTCGCCGGGCTCGACGGCATCCACCTGCTGCACCGCGACCTCGCCAGGATCCTCGAACCGGCCGACGCCGAGCGGGAGTTCGGCGGCAGGCGGCTCGGCGGGCTCGCGGACGCGCCCGCGCACGTCATCGTCGACCGGGGGCGGCTCGTCGGGCTCTGGGAGTACGACGTGGCGGCGCGCGAGGTGGTCTGGCGCGTGTTCGACGGGGACGGTGATCGCGGTACGGCGGCCGCCGCGCTGCGTGCCGCCGTCGCCGCCACCGAGACCTTCGTGCGCGACGAACTCGGTGACGCGCGCGCCTTCAGCCTCGACTCCCCGAAGAGCAGGGAGCCTCGGGTGGCCGAACTGCGGGGGTGA
- a CDS encoding nitroreductase family deazaflavin-dependent oxidoreductase, with protein MPPGVRLMQKVSSTRTFAKVAPHFIPAMDRAVHRLTRGKVLLSAKMLPGVILTVRGARSGLPRRTPLACMPQESTGGWVLIGSNFGRPGHPAWTANLLAHPDADVNWRGADIPVRARLLEGEERAAVWQEALVFWPPYAAYQSRIEREIRLFRLERR; from the coding sequence ATGCCACCGGGCGTACGTCTGATGCAGAAGGTGTCGTCCACCCGGACGTTCGCGAAAGTCGCGCCGCACTTCATCCCCGCGATGGACCGCGCGGTGCACCGGCTGACCCGCGGCAAGGTGCTGCTCAGCGCGAAGATGCTGCCGGGGGTGATCCTGACGGTGCGGGGGGCCAGGAGCGGGCTCCCCAGGCGTACGCCGCTGGCGTGCATGCCGCAGGAGAGCACGGGCGGCTGGGTGCTCATCGGCTCCAACTTCGGGCGCCCTGGGCACCCCGCCTGGACCGCCAACCTGCTGGCCCACCCGGACGCCGACGTCAACTGGCGGGGCGCGGACATCCCGGTGCGGGCGCGGCTGTTGGAAGGGGAGGAGCGGGCGGCCGTATGGCAGGAGGCGCTGGTGTTCTGGCCGCCGTACGCCGCGTATCAATCCCGGATCGAGCGGGAGATCCGCCTGTTCAGGCTGGAGCGCCGCTGA
- a CDS encoding FadD3 family acyl-CoA ligase — MRGDLEWGSIPALVRAAAARYGDREAVVEGRTRLSYRELGERVERAAAACMADGVEPGDRVAVWAPNTLDWIVSALGAVSAGAVLVPLNTRFKGAEAAYVLERSRAKLLFITGTFLGTSYVASLRRATAEGPGEGPLPGLPHLERVVVLSDDAPDSFRTWKDFLAGGDRVAADAVRARAASVESSAPSDIIFTSGTTGRPKGAVITHAQTLRCYDVWSELAGLREGDRYLIVNPFFHTFGYKAGIIACLMRGATMVPQPVFNVDTVLANVAAERISVLPGPPTLHQSLLDHPARDQHDLSALRLVVTGAAVVPLQLVERLRSELRVGTVLTAYGLSEASGFVTMCRRGDPLEVIAATSGRAIPGTEVRVVSPAGETLPPGNPGEVLVRGHHVMREYFEDPAQTALVISPDGWLRTGDVGVLDEQGNLRITDRIKDMFIVGGFNAYPAEIEQLLGVHPEVADVAVIGVPDPRLGEVGKAYVVRRPGALVTADDLIAWSRREMANYKVPRAVEFVAELPRNASGKVVKGELRGAAR, encoded by the coding sequence ATGCGCGGCGACCTGGAATGGGGCAGCATCCCGGCACTGGTGCGGGCGGCCGCCGCGCGGTACGGCGACCGGGAAGCGGTCGTCGAGGGCCGCACCCGCCTCTCGTACCGGGAACTGGGCGAGCGCGTGGAGCGGGCCGCCGCCGCGTGCATGGCCGACGGCGTCGAACCGGGCGACCGCGTCGCCGTCTGGGCCCCGAACACCCTCGACTGGATCGTCTCCGCCCTCGGCGCGGTCTCGGCGGGCGCGGTCCTCGTCCCGCTCAACACCCGCTTCAAGGGCGCCGAGGCGGCCTACGTCCTGGAGCGCAGCCGCGCGAAACTCCTCTTCATCACGGGCACCTTCCTCGGTACGTCGTACGTCGCGTCCCTGCGCCGCGCGACGGCGGAGGGCCCCGGCGAGGGCCCGCTGCCCGGCCTTCCGCACCTGGAACGGGTCGTCGTGCTCTCGGACGACGCCCCCGACTCCTTCCGCACCTGGAAGGACTTCCTGGCGGGCGGCGACCGGGTGGCGGCCGACGCGGTCCGCGCGCGGGCGGCCTCGGTCGAGAGCTCGGCCCCCTCGGACATCATCTTCACCTCGGGCACCACGGGGCGCCCCAAGGGTGCCGTCATCACCCACGCGCAGACCCTGCGCTGCTACGACGTGTGGAGCGAACTCGCGGGCCTGCGCGAGGGCGACCGCTATCTGATCGTGAACCCGTTCTTCCACACCTTCGGCTACAAGGCCGGGATCATCGCCTGCCTGATGCGCGGCGCGACGATGGTCCCGCAGCCCGTCTTCAACGTGGACACCGTCCTCGCCAACGTCGCCGCCGAGCGCATCTCCGTACTGCCGGGTCCCCCGACCCTGCACCAGTCGCTCCTGGACCACCCGGCGCGCGACCAACACGACCTGTCGGCGCTCCGCCTCGTGGTGACCGGCGCCGCGGTGGTGCCGCTCCAGCTCGTCGAGCGGCTCCGCAGCGAACTGCGGGTGGGCACCGTCCTGACGGCGTACGGACTCTCCGAGGCGAGCGGCTTCGTCACGATGTGCCGCAGGGGCGACCCGCTGGAGGTCATCGCGGCGACCTCGGGCCGCGCGATCCCCGGGACCGAGGTCCGCGTGGTCTCCCCCGCGGGGGAGACGCTGCCGCCCGGCAACCCCGGCGAGGTCCTCGTACGCGGCCACCACGTCATGCGGGAGTACTTCGAGGACCCGGCGCAGACCGCCCTGGTGATCTCCCCGGACGGCTGGCTGCGGACCGGGGACGTGGGCGTGCTCGACGAACAGGGCAACCTGCGCATCACGGACCGGATCAAGGACATGTTCATCGTCGGCGGCTTCAACGCCTACCCGGCCGAGATAGAGCAACTCCTCGGCGTCCACCCGGAGGTGGCGGACGTCGCGGTGATCGGCGTCCCCGACCCGCGCCTCGGCGAGGTGGGCAAGGCGTACGTGGTACGCCGCCCGGGCGCGCTCGTCACGGCGGACGACCTGATCGCCTGGTCGCGCCGGGAGATGGCGAACTACAAGGTGCCGAGGGCGGTGGAGTTCGTGGCGGAACTGCCGCGGAACGCGAGCGGGAAGGTGGTCAAGGGGGAGCTGCGGGGCGCGGCGCGCTAG
- a CDS encoding lipid-transfer protein: MASLKDATAIVGIGQTPFAKQLPDSEKTLACKAILAALDDAGIAPSEVDAFASYTMEETDEVEVAKAIGAGDVTFFSKVGYGGGGSCATVAHLAAAIATGQASVGIAWRSRKRGSGPRPWKNTAVQLPTPAQWTRPFGLLRPADEIAMLARRHMHEYGTTRDHLFNVALACRNRANQNPAAMMYERPLTRDMYMTSRWISEPLCLFDNCLETDGALACVIVSAERARDCRQKPVYVHSTAQGLPAQHHGMVNYWNDDPLSGPAWTAARHLWKQADFGPEDVDVAQIYDAFTPLIPLSLEGYGFCGRGEGGAFTEGGALESGGRLPINTGGGGLSEAYVHGFNLINEGVKQLRGTSTAQVPDAATCLVTAGEGVPTSAVLLRAP; this comes from the coding sequence ATGGCTTCACTCAAGGACGCTACAGCGATAGTCGGGATCGGCCAGACCCCCTTCGCGAAACAACTCCCCGACAGCGAGAAGACGTTGGCGTGCAAGGCGATACTCGCCGCGCTCGACGACGCGGGCATCGCCCCGTCCGAGGTCGACGCGTTCGCCTCGTACACGATGGAGGAGACCGACGAGGTCGAGGTCGCCAAGGCCATCGGGGCCGGCGACGTGACCTTCTTCAGCAAGGTCGGCTACGGCGGCGGCGGTTCGTGCGCGACGGTCGCGCACCTCGCCGCCGCGATCGCCACCGGACAGGCGAGCGTCGGCATCGCCTGGCGCTCCCGCAAGCGCGGCAGCGGACCCCGGCCCTGGAAGAACACGGCCGTCCAACTCCCCACCCCGGCCCAGTGGACCCGACCCTTCGGCCTGCTCCGCCCAGCCGACGAGATAGCCATGCTGGCCCGCCGCCACATGCACGAGTACGGCACGACCCGCGACCACCTCTTCAACGTCGCCCTCGCCTGCCGCAACCGCGCCAACCAGAACCCGGCCGCGATGATGTACGAGCGCCCACTGACCCGCGACATGTATATGACCTCGCGCTGGATCAGCGAACCCCTCTGCCTCTTCGACAACTGCCTGGAGACCGACGGGGCGTTGGCGTGCGTCATCGTCTCGGCCGAGCGCGCCCGCGACTGCCGCCAGAAGCCCGTCTACGTCCACTCCACCGCCCAGGGCCTGCCCGCCCAGCACCACGGCATGGTCAACTACTGGAACGACGACCCGCTCTCGGGACCCGCCTGGACGGCGGCCCGACACCTGTGGAAGCAGGCCGACTTCGGGCCGGAGGATGTGGATGTGGCGCAGATCTATGACGCCTTCACTCCACTCATCCCGCTCTCCCTGGAGGGCTACGGCTTCTGCGGCCGAGGCGAGGGTGGCGCGTTCACCGAGGGCGGCGCCCTGGAGAGCGGCGGCCGCCTCCCCATCAACACCGGCGGCGGCGGCCTCAGCGAGGCCTACGTCCACGGCTTCAACCTCATCAACGAGGGCGTCAAGCAACTACGGGGCACGAGCACGGCCCAGGTGCCGGACGCGGCGACTTGTCTGGTGACGGCGGGTGAAGGGGTCCCCACGTCGGCGGTGCTGCTGAGGGCCCCGTAA
- a CDS encoding enoyl-CoA hydratase/isomerase family protein translates to MSALRKATDKDTGVATLTLDRPARHNAIDLETAAELADAWREFRFDDTVRTIVVTGAGDKAFCTGIDRGVDVPQPASPYTIDDPLIAIGPKANDLWKPVIAAVNGMACGGAFYLIGEAEFVVADEHATFFDPHTTYGMVSAFETIHMAQRMPFGEVARMALMGTAERISARRAHETGLVSELTAPGGALAAATRAAEVIASYPTEAVQGTVRALWSAKEAARAQALAHAPHLIALGNLPPDRQAELFGTRRNGDFRTR, encoded by the coding sequence GTGAGCGCGCTGCGCAAGGCCACCGACAAGGACACGGGCGTGGCGACCCTGACGCTGGACCGCCCGGCGCGGCACAACGCGATCGACTTGGAGACTGCGGCCGAACTGGCGGACGCCTGGCGGGAGTTCAGGTTCGACGACACCGTACGGACGATCGTGGTGACCGGCGCGGGCGACAAGGCCTTCTGCACCGGAATCGACCGCGGCGTCGACGTGCCGCAGCCCGCGTCCCCGTACACGATCGACGATCCGCTGATCGCGATCGGGCCGAAGGCGAACGACCTCTGGAAACCCGTCATCGCGGCCGTCAACGGCATGGCGTGCGGCGGCGCCTTCTACCTCATCGGCGAGGCGGAGTTCGTCGTCGCGGACGAGCACGCCACCTTCTTCGACCCGCACACCACGTACGGCATGGTCAGCGCCTTCGAAACCATCCACATGGCGCAGCGCATGCCGTTCGGCGAGGTGGCCAGGATGGCGCTGATGGGCACGGCCGAACGGATCTCCGCGCGCCGGGCCCACGAGACCGGACTGGTCTCCGAACTCACCGCGCCGGGCGGCGCGTTGGCGGCGGCCACCCGTGCGGCCGAGGTCATCGCCTCGTACCCGACGGAGGCGGTGCAGGGCACGGTGCGGGCGCTCTGGTCGGCGAAGGAGGCGGCCCGCGCCCAGGCCCTCGCGCACGCGCCGCACCTGATCGCCCTCGGGAACCTGCCTCCCGACCGACAGGCGGAACTCTTCGGAACGCGACGCAACGGCGACTTCCGCACCCGGTGA
- a CDS encoding Zn-ribbon domain-containing OB-fold protein — protein sequence MADAKTKQEPLLTPTVDDDGAPFWEHAARGELRIQSCTACGELRFPPRPCCPHCQSFDSEWRKMSGRGRIWSYVFPHPPLLPAYAAQPGYNAIVVELADAPRIRLVGNLVTAPDAPLNSIAPERLRIGAKVQVAFTTLDDGHTVPRWVLERP from the coding sequence ATGGCAGACGCGAAGACGAAACAAGAACCCCTCCTGACACCGACCGTCGACGACGACGGCGCCCCCTTCTGGGAGCACGCCGCCCGAGGCGAACTACGCATACAATCCTGCACCGCCTGCGGCGAACTCCGCTTCCCGCCAAGGCCCTGCTGCCCCCACTGCCAGTCCTTCGACAGCGAGTGGCGCAAGATGAGCGGCCGGGGCCGCATCTGGTCGTACGTCTTCCCGCACCCGCCCCTGCTGCCCGCCTACGCCGCACAGCCCGGCTACAACGCGATCGTCGTCGAGCTGGCCGACGCCCCCCGCATCCGCCTGGTCGGCAACCTCGTCACCGCCCCCGACGCCCCCTTGAACTCCATCGCCCCGGAACGGCTCCGCATCGGCGCGAAGGTGCAGGTCGCCTTCACCACGCTGGACGACGGCCACACGGTCCCGCGCTGGGTCCTGGAGCGGCCGTGA
- a CDS encoding TetR family transcriptional regulator, with protein MTGQVRTVDGRVAGRRGQATRQKLLDCLSEMLSSSPYRDVKVIDVARKAGTSPATFYQYFPDVEGAVLEIAEQMAAEGAELTQLLDGRSWVGKAGWQTSQDLVDGFLDFWRKNDAILRVVDLGAAEGDKRFYKIRMKILNSVNNSLTDTVKELQAKGKVDKDVSPAAMAGSLVAMLAAVASHQRGFQTWGVKQAELKPNLALLVHLGVTGKKPTK; from the coding sequence ATGACAGGACAGGTACGTACCGTCGACGGCCGTGTGGCCGGTCGACGTGGTCAGGCGACACGTCAGAAACTGCTCGACTGCCTCAGCGAGATGCTCAGCTCCTCGCCCTACCGGGACGTCAAAGTCATCGACGTCGCCCGGAAGGCGGGCACTTCACCCGCGACGTTCTACCAGTACTTCCCGGACGTGGAAGGCGCGGTCCTGGAAATCGCGGAGCAAATGGCCGCGGAGGGCGCCGAGTTGACGCAGCTGCTCGACGGCCGCTCATGGGTCGGCAAGGCGGGCTGGCAGACCTCCCAGGACCTGGTCGACGGGTTCCTCGACTTCTGGCGCAAGAACGACGCGATCCTGCGCGTCGTCGACCTGGGCGCCGCCGAGGGCGACAAGCGCTTCTACAAGATCCGGATGAAGATCCTCAACTCGGTCAACAACTCCCTTACCGACACGGTGAAGGAGCTGCAGGCCAAGGGGAAGGTCGACAAGGACGTCAGCCCCGCGGCGATGGCCGGTTCCCTGGTCGCGATGCTCGCCGCGGTCGCCTCGCACCAGCGCGGCTTCCAGACCTGGGGTGTGAAGCAGGCCGAACTGAAGCCGAATCTGGCATTGTTGGTGCATTTGGGCGTGACCGGGAAGAAGCCGACGAAGTAG
- a CDS encoding acyl-CoA dehydrogenase family protein, with amino-acid sequence MDAAFSAEQGEIRRTLREVITKRCGPDEVKAAVRTPAGYDAALWAALAEQLGLPGLALPDTYGGVGCTPAELALGCEELGRALAPSPLFATAVLAAPLILALGTDEQRAELLPRIAAGELTATLAVPGAGLATALGLVGDNTGDWAGGGRAGGVQARLSEGGWRLYGQAEQVLDGHSAGLLVVAAHAGGFARSRTLLFLVREGAAGMVRARQTALDETRTQARVELRDVEAELLGDDQVVGQDVGQGDGQGVGQGDGQGDQQGGDRVDVPAALAAVGDVAATVVAAEAVGAADRVMERTVEYVKQREQFGRAIGSFQAVKHRLADVYVQVQAARSAAYYAAWAAGAEAAGFGGQGAERAGGLALAQGLDALRTAASEAVQLHGGIGFTWEHEAHLYFKRASSDELLFGPVHRLRARAAERAELFEEGVRQEAAVPHAAAELGEAV; translated from the coding sequence ATGGACGCCGCCTTCAGTGCGGAGCAGGGCGAGATCCGCCGCACTCTTCGCGAAGTGATCACCAAACGCTGCGGCCCCGACGAGGTCAAGGCCGCTGTGCGCACCCCTGCCGGGTACGACGCCGCCCTCTGGGCCGCCCTCGCCGAACAGCTCGGCCTTCCGGGGCTCGCGCTCCCGGACACGTATGGAGGCGTGGGCTGCACGCCCGCCGAACTAGCGCTTGGCTGCGAGGAGTTGGGGCGGGCCCTCGCGCCGTCCCCGCTCTTCGCCACCGCCGTGCTCGCCGCCCCGCTGATCCTCGCGCTCGGCACCGACGAACAGCGCGCCGAACTGCTTCCCCGCATCGCCGCGGGCGAGCTGACCGCGACGCTCGCCGTGCCCGGCGCCGGGCTCGCCACGGCGCTCGGCCTGGTCGGCGACAACACCGGCGACTGGGCCGGTGGCGGTCGCGCGGGCGGGGTGCAGGCCAGGCTCTCGGAGGGCGGGTGGCGGCTCTACGGGCAGGCCGAGCAGGTCCTCGACGGGCACAGCGCTGGGCTGCTCGTGGTGGCCGCGCACGCGGGTGGCTTCGCCCGTTCCCGTACGCTCCTCTTCCTCGTGCGCGAGGGAGCCGCGGGCATGGTGCGGGCGCGGCAGACCGCACTCGACGAGACCCGCACCCAGGCGCGCGTCGAACTGCGCGACGTCGAGGCGGAGTTGTTGGGCGACGACCAGGTTGTCGGCCAGGATGTCGGCCAAGGTGACGGCCAGGGTGTCGGCCAAGGTGACGGCCAAGGCGATCAGCAGGGTGGCGACCGGGTCGACGTGCCCGCCGCGCTCGCCGCCGTCGGCGACGTCGCCGCCACCGTCGTCGCCGCAGAGGCCGTCGGCGCCGCCGACCGGGTCATGGAGCGCACCGTCGAATACGTCAAGCAGCGCGAGCAGTTCGGCCGCGCCATCGGGTCCTTCCAGGCGGTCAAGCACCGCCTCGCCGACGTGTACGTCCAGGTGCAGGCCGCCAGGTCGGCCGCCTACTACGCGGCGTGGGCCGCGGGAGCCGAGGCCGCGGGCTTCGGCGGGCAGGGCGCCGAACGGGCCGGTGGGCTCGCCCTCGCGCAGGGCCTCGACGCGCTGCGCACCGCCGCGTCCGAGGCGGTACAGCTGCACGGCGGCATCGGCTTCACCTGGGAGCACGAGGCCCATCTGTACTTCAAGCGGGCGTCGAGCGACGAGCTGCTCTTCGGGCCCGTCCACCGGCTGCGGGCCCGCGCGGCCGAACGCGCGGAGCTGTTCGAGGAGGGCGTACGACAGGAGGCGGCCGTGCCCCACGCCGCCGCCGAGCTCGGAGAGGCCGTCTGA
- a CDS encoding serine/threonine-protein kinase: MVDQLTQHDPRRIGPFEVLGRLGAGGMGLVYLARSASGRRVAIKTVRTELAEDQLFRVRFTREVEAARAVSGFYTAAVVDADPRAAVPWLATAYVPAPSLEEIVNEHGPLPTQAVRWLAAGVAEALESIHGAGLVHRDLKPSNVLVVEDGPRVIDFGIASGVSNTRLTMTNVAVGTPAYMSPEQAKDSRSVTGASDVFSLGSMLVFAATGHAPFHGANPVETVFMLLREGPDLEGLPDELRPLIETCMQMEAALRPTPADLQAQLAPHLFASESADGDDSGTASAWLPERAVALIEARRGGRPPARAAVTGARSGGRGAAAPVTAPPPPQRPPAPPAPAPSQAPFAPAPDAGPVRLAGAKVSIGPGPRVAAARSAPGPGDTGLAASWSRSKVAANGIAPAAPAPVPAPAPAPDTTSWRPWRFRMSNDVWGTPAVAGNLVYVTSFEVHALDVSTGRRSFKTRDVAWSLAVADGRIHASDGPTLYALDGTDGSDLWRLPTDAWVYSLQADRGTVVTGTRGGGVQAWEAANGEKLWEITGAQTDFETPEAGPAVFDGTVYVWKDARLRALEARTGEERWSYPVGDTASCGGVPVRLTQAQDGYVYVAAGSRVLAIDVAGGHVRWHFEAPAAFLCPPAFAPGPAVTGGGVYLADYLGTVYALDATDGRDRWRIATESRSSIEPVLVADGHVHVGSGKGLYTLDAVTGTPKWRFQAGGEIVGTPVVADRRIHFGSTDHLLYTLKADDGRLRWKLATGGEITGAPVVRDGVVYACSKDRCVYALDAERGTGTSPRS, encoded by the coding sequence GTGGTGGATCAGCTGACGCAGCACGATCCCAGGCGGATCGGCCCGTTCGAGGTCCTCGGCAGGCTGGGCGCCGGAGGCATGGGCCTGGTCTATCTCGCGCGCTCCGCGTCGGGACGACGCGTGGCGATCAAGACAGTGCGGACCGAGCTCGCCGAGGACCAGCTGTTCCGCGTCCGCTTCACGCGCGAGGTGGAGGCGGCGCGGGCCGTGTCCGGCTTCTACACGGCGGCCGTCGTGGACGCCGACCCGCGCGCGGCGGTGCCGTGGCTCGCCACGGCGTACGTCCCCGCGCCCTCGCTCGAGGAAATAGTGAATGAACACGGGCCGCTGCCCACCCAGGCGGTGCGCTGGCTGGCGGCGGGCGTGGCCGAGGCCCTGGAGTCCATCCACGGCGCGGGCCTGGTCCACCGTGACCTCAAGCCGTCGAACGTCCTCGTGGTGGAGGACGGGCCGCGCGTCATCGACTTCGGCATCGCGTCCGGCGTCTCCAACACCCGGCTGACCATGACGAACGTCGCCGTGGGCACCCCCGCGTACATGTCGCCCGAGCAGGCCAAGGACTCGCGGAGCGTGACCGGCGCCAGCGATGTCTTCTCGCTCGGCTCGATGCTCGTCTTCGCCGCCACCGGGCACGCGCCCTTCCACGGCGCGAACCCCGTCGAGACCGTCTTCATGCTGCTCCGCGAGGGCCCTGACCTCGAAGGACTCCCGGACGAGCTGCGTCCGCTCATCGAGACGTGCATGCAGATGGAGGCGGCGCTCCGGCCCACCCCCGCCGACCTCCAGGCCCAGCTCGCACCCCACCTCTTCGCCTCCGAGAGCGCCGACGGCGACGACAGCGGCACCGCGTCCGCGTGGCTGCCCGAGCGGGCCGTCGCGCTCATCGAGGCGCGCAGGGGCGGCCGCCCGCCCGCCAGGGCGGCGGTCACCGGCGCGCGCAGCGGCGGCCGCGGCGCCGCCGCCCCGGTCACCGCGCCGCCGCCCCCGCAGCGGCCCCCGGCGCCCCCGGCGCCCGCGCCGTCCCAGGCGCCGTTCGCGCCCGCGCCCGACGCCGGGCCCGTGCGGCTCGCCGGGGCGAAGGTGTCGATCGGTCCCGGACCGCGGGTCGCCGCGGCCCGCTCGGCCCCCGGGCCCGGCGACACCGGGCTCGCCGCCTCCTGGTCGCGCTCCAAGGTCGCGGCCAACGGCATCGCGCCCGCGGCGCCCGCCCCGGTGCCCGCGCCCGCACCTGCCCCGGACACGACGTCCTGGCGGCCGTGGCGCTTCCGCATGTCCAACGACGTATGGGGCACGCCCGCCGTCGCCGGGAACCTCGTTTACGTCACCTCCTTCGAGGTGCACGCCCTGGACGTCTCCACCGGCCGCCGCAGCTTCAAGACGCGGGACGTCGCCTGGTCGCTCGCCGTCGCCGACGGACGCATCCACGCCTCGGACGGCCCCACGCTCTACGCCCTGGACGGTACCGACGGATCCGACCTGTGGCGCCTGCCGACCGACGCCTGGGTCTACTCCCTCCAGGCCGACAGGGGCACCGTCGTCACCGGCACGCGCGGCGGCGGCGTCCAGGCGTGGGAGGCGGCCAACGGCGAGAAGCTCTGGGAGATCACCGGGGCGCAGACCGACTTCGAGACGCCGGAGGCCGGGCCCGCCGTGTTCGACGGCACGGTGTACGTCTGGAAGGACGCGCGCCTGCGCGCCCTGGAGGCACGCACCGGCGAGGAACGCTGGTCGTACCCCGTCGGCGACACGGCCTCCTGCGGCGGCGTCCCGGTGCGGCTCACCCAGGCGCAGGACGGCTACGTGTACGTCGCCGCGGGCAGCCGGGTCCTCGCGATCGACGTGGCGGGCGGCCACGTCCGCTGGCACTTCGAGGCGCCCGCCGCCTTCCTGTGCCCGCCCGCGTTCGCGCCGGGGCCCGCGGTGACGGGCGGCGGCGTCTACCTCGCCGACTACCTGGGCACGGTGTACGCGCTCGACGCGACCGACGGCCGCGACCGGTGGCGCATCGCCACCGAGTCCCGCTCCTCCATCGAGCCCGTCCTCGTCGCCGACGGCCACGTCCACGTGGGCAGCGGCAAGGGGCTCTACACCCTGGACGCGGTCACGGGCACGCCGAAGTGGCGGTTCCAGGCGGGCGGCGAGATCGTCGGCACGCCCGTCGTCGCCGACCGGCGCATCCACTTCGGCTCCACGGACCACCTCCTCTACACGCTCAAGGCCGACGACGGCCGACTGCGCTGGAAGCTCGCCACGGGCGGGGAGATCACCGGGGCTCCGGTGGTGCGGGACGGGGTCGTGTACGCGTGCAGCAAGGACCGCTGCGTGTACGCGCTGGACGCGGAGCGGGGGACGGGGACGTCGCCGAGGTCCTGA